The nucleotide sequence TACGTCAGAGAAATGGGCGACAAAGTCCTGTCCATGACACACCGAAGCGTAGAAGCATTAAAAGGACATGACACAGAACTCGCCAAATCCATCTCCAAAACCGAACCAGAAGTTGACGAACTCTACCTAAAATATTTTGACAAACTAGTACGAGAAGCACACGTAACCAACCAATGCACCATATCAAGCGTCCTCACCGTCAGGTACCTAGAACGCATAGCCGACCACGCCACATACGTCGCAGAATCCATCGTCTACATAACCACAGGACAAAAACTAACCCTACGATAACTCAGCAGCAAGCCGCAAAAAACCGCGGCGCACCCGGCTCTTTCAACAAACAATTTCTAAGCAAACTAACAAAAAGCTCTAGTTAGTTAAGCAGAGGGGTTTTTTGGTGGTTCTGTTGGGGTTATGAGGTTTTGTGGTGTTTTGAGGCGCAGCAGGCTTAGGCCTAGTCCTAGGAAGGGGATTGTCCAGATGTCCATGGTCATGGCGGAGTCCAAGTTGCCACTTACAAAAGAGTACGCTATGTACACTACGTAGTTTATGCCTATCATGGTTGTGGAGAGGGCGAACCATTGTATGCTGTTGCCTTTGTTTTTTGAGAGCAGGTGGGCGCCTGCAGCTGCGAAGACAACGGCGATGGACATGGCGGTTAGGGAGGCTAAAAATCCCCATGACGCGGAGCCGCGAAGTAGGAAGCTGTTGCCAATTACTTCTATCATGTCAAACCAGCGAAACACGATGTTAAACCACAGGGCGGTTACGTAGCCTACGATGGCGATGCCTACCCATTTGAGTACGCCAAGGCTGTTGTGGTTAAAATCGCGAACTTTAAAGCTTAAAAGCAGCAGAACTGAGCCTCCTGAAACTGCCATAAGCAGGTATGCTATGCCCAAAAAATTCAAGCCCACGCCCAGCCACCAAAGACCCGAAGGAAACAGCAAAACAAAGTAGGTGCCCTCCAAAAACAAGGCGGCTTCCACTAAATGTTCAAGTCGGCTATGGGAAAAAGAGGCTTCGTTGCCGCCCCAAACCATGAAAACACAAATCAAACTCAGGATTACCCCAAAAAACCGCGCGAACAAACCCACAAATGAGGACATGAACATGCCCAAGTTGCCAGTGTAGAAGTCAGGTCTGCCAAAGACGACGTTGAAGAGGTGTTCAAGGTTTGAGGGGAAAGTGAAGACAGCCCAGACCAGTAAAGAGCAAAAGCTAGCGAACACCCAGATTTTCACGCCGTTTCCAAGCTGCACTCCTAAACCGCCTCAACAGAGCAGATATTCATTCAACAGGCAAGAGGATGCTAAAAATGTTAACGCAAAACAGGTTACTTGTTGTTGGGTGCGTAGCGGTCGCAGTAGGCTTCGTGAGAGGGAAAAACAGAGCTTACTCGTTGGGCGCGTTTTTTTGCGTTTATGCGGTCAGCTAAGAGCACGACGTCGTGTATGGTGCTAAATTTTTCTTCTTCGTTGGTTTCTTCGCGTTTTCGCTTGATTTTGATGCAGTCATCCACCATGCAGGACAGCACGCATGCGCCGCAGTGAACGCATAAATCCTCGGTTATGCCAACGCCATCAGTTGTCCAGTACAACGCGTTAGTAGGACACGCTTTTATGCACAGCTTACACTGAACGCCTACGCACGTGTACTTGTTGATACTTATGCTGCCCTCAGGAAAAAGATCCTCAACCTTAGTAGAAGCCAACAGCTCCTTGCGCTGCGACTTCAAAGACTCCTTCTTTTTCTCCTTGGCTTTTTCCTCGCTATCAGAAAGCATATCAAATATATCTACAGCCATGAAATCAACTTGGACAAAGCGTTCAGTTTCGAATCTATACCCCTTAACCAACCGCGGCTGATTATAATTACTTATCCCATCCAAAAACGCAAAAGCAACAAAGAAAACAAACAAAAAGAGGGTTTAAGGGTTGTTTCTTCGGCGGCGCATAATCAGTATAGCCACAATGCACAGGGCAACTACGATTACTACGATGATGACAGTGATTTCTAGGAGTAGTTCGTTGGAGACGTCGACGAAGTTGCGTGAGAGCGTGTCGGTTGCTTGGTTGTCTGCGTTGTCGTAGGCTACGGCTTTGATGATGTGTTCTCCAAAGGAGTAATCAAACGTGTCAAATGACCACCAGAAAGGCGCAGAGTCAGCAGTAAACTGCAACTCATCATCTAAGTAAAACTCAACCGTGACTACGTCGTCGGAGACTTCGGTTCGTGCAGTTAAAAGCCCGCTGATGTCGCCTCCAAACCCGTAGCCGTTATCGCGGCGAAGACTCAAACTAACAGTAGGGTCTGCGTTAACCTGCACAATCAAACCAGTAGAAACACACAAAACAAACAGGACCAAAAACCCACAAACAACACTTCTAAACCTTTTCTGCATTTCCAATCCTCCACACACGGTTACCGATTATCTGTAAAAATGACCTATTAAACATACCCACCCCTAAACCAGCCGGGTTTCGGTACGCTTTAATATAGAGGCTGAGAAGGTTATGGTGTAATTGATGTGGTTCTATGGCGTCTAAAAGTTTGGTTGAATTGTTAAATGATGCGTTAGCGCGTGAACTTCAAGTTTCGATTCAGTACATGTGGCAGTATGTGCAGGTAACTGGCGTGGAAGGTGCTGTGGTTAAGGGTATTTTTAGGGAAACGGCGTTTGCTGAGATGCGACATGCAGAAAAAATTGCGCAGCGCCTAGACTTTTTAGACAGCGTCCCCACAACAGAGCCCCAACCCGTTTTCGTCGGCGGCAGCCTACTTGAAATGCTAAGCCAAGACCAACACGACGAAGAAACAGCCATAGAAACCTACAAACGCGGCATAAACCTCGCCCGAAAAGAAGGCGACTACGCAACCGCCCACCTACTCGAAGAAATCCTAAGCGAAGAAGAAAAACACATAGACACCTTTGGAAAACTCTTAGTAGGCAAAACCGACCCCTTCACACAACCAGACAACCCAACATAACCTCTCCCCTTACAAGACGCAAAAAGACAAAACACGACTTTCTAAGACATTTTACGACGCAACCAAACCCGTTTTCAGGCTTTAAAACAAAAAAACACGCCAAATTAGGGTTTCCTGTAGAATAGGGGGTAGGTGTACTGTGGCGTAAAAGAAAAGTTAACAAAAGAAGAAAGGGAGGGGCTGCTTAGCGCAGTCTCATGAGAATCATTTCGGCGGCGAGCACCATGGGATCCCAGGTTTCGTTTAGTGGGGGTGCGTATGCGGTGTCTGCTTTGGCTAGGTCGCGTACGGTCATTTGTTTTTGTATGGCGAACGAGAGGGCGTTTATGCGTTGGGTGACTTCTTCTCCGCCGACGACTTGGGCGCCGATGATGCGTTGGGATTCTTTTTCGACGATGAGTTTGACTTTTACGGGTTTGGCTGTGGGGTAGTAGTCTGCTTTGGTTTTGGAGGTTATGGAGCCTGTGACGTATTGGATTTTGTTGCGTTTGGCGGTGTTTTCGGTTAAGCCTGTTACGCCTGCTTCGATTTCGAAAAGGCGGGTGACTGCGGAGGCGAGGATGCCTGTGAATTGGGAGTAGCTGCCGGCTGCGTTTGTTCCTCCGACTTTGCCTTGCCTAACGCCTATGGTGCCGAGTTGGGCGCACATGGGTCTGTGGGTTAGCATGTTTGCGCTTTCTGCGCAGTCGCCTACTGCGTAAACGTCGGGGACACTGGTTTCCATGCAGCCGTTAGTTTTTATGCCGCGGCTCTCGCCGATGACAATGCCTGCGTCCATGGCTAGTTTAGTATTTGCGCGTACGCCAAAAGCGCTGATGAACAGGTCAGCTTCGATTTT is from Candidatus Bathyarchaeota archaeon and encodes:
- a CDS encoding ferritin-like domain-containing protein, encoding MASKSLVELLNDALARELQVSIQYMWQYVQVTGVEGAVVKGIFRETAFAEMRHAEKIAQRLDFLDSVPTTEPQPVFVGGSLLEMLSQDQHDEETAIETYKRGINLARKEGDYATAHLLEEILSEEEKHIDTFGKLLVGKTDPFTQPDNPT